The following coding sequences lie in one Flagellimonas eckloniae genomic window:
- a CDS encoding isoprenyl transferase, with product MHTLEDVDKNKLPKHVAVIMDGNGRWAKQRGKLRVFGHQNGVEAVRKTVENCAKLQIGFLTLYAFSTENWNRPKIEVETLMKLLVASLRKELDTLNKNNIQLNAIGNINSLPPKAQKELAEVISKTSKNTGMTLTLALSYGSREEIKTAVREISLKVKNNIISPENIDEAVINTHLYTHFLPDVDLLIRTSGEHRISNFLLWQIAYAELYFIDVFWPDFSEHHLVEAILNYQNRERRFGKTSEQLN from the coding sequence ATGCACACATTAGAGGACGTAGACAAAAATAAACTTCCAAAGCATGTAGCTGTTATCATGGATGGTAACGGTAGATGGGCCAAACAACGCGGTAAACTCAGGGTTTTTGGTCATCAAAATGGAGTAGAGGCGGTTAGAAAGACTGTTGAGAACTGCGCAAAACTGCAAATAGGATTCTTAACGTTATACGCTTTTTCCACAGAAAACTGGAATCGCCCCAAAATAGAGGTTGAAACTTTAATGAAACTTTTGGTTGCTTCATTACGGAAAGAATTGGACACTCTCAACAAAAATAATATCCAATTAAACGCAATTGGAAATATTAATTCCTTACCACCCAAAGCCCAAAAAGAACTTGCCGAAGTTATTTCAAAAACATCCAAAAATACGGGTATGACCCTTACGTTGGCGTTAAGCTACGGATCCAGGGAAGAGATAAAAACTGCTGTTAGGGAGATTAGTCTCAAAGTTAAAAATAATATAATTTCACCTGAAAACATTGATGAAGCCGTTATAAATACTCATCTTTACACGCATTTTTTACCAGATGTGGATTTGCTTATTCGTACCAGTGGGGAACATAGGATAAGCAATTTTTTACTTTGGCAAATAGCATACGCCGAATTATATTTTATTGATGTATTTTGGCCTGATTTTAGTGAACATCATTTGGTAGAAGCAATATTGAATTACCAAAATAGAGAACGACGATTTGGAAAAACTAGCGAACAACTCAACTAA
- a CDS encoding NAD kinase, with amino-acid sequence MKVAIYGQAFQEQDKVYVAALLDELKGVHASVFIEEDFLQIIAKHIPDCDYGTFSQTSGLDSSFDMFVSFGGDGTMLRAVTYIQDLGIPIVGVNTGRLGFLSTFKKEDVRKVVTEFTAGHYTIEERTLVEVSLNSDLNTFGDLNFALNEITVSRKDTTSMIAVETYLNDEYLTSYWSDGLIVSTPTGSTGYSLSCGGPVIAPSAKSLVLTPIAPHNLNARPFVISDDTTIRLKVSGREENHLVSLDSRIATITNGTEIRIRKSDFTIKMIEYKSESFLKTLRKKLLWGQDKRN; translated from the coding sequence ATGAAAGTCGCAATCTATGGACAGGCCTTTCAAGAGCAGGACAAGGTTTATGTTGCTGCACTTTTGGATGAATTAAAGGGAGTTCACGCCTCTGTTTTTATAGAAGAAGATTTTCTTCAAATAATAGCCAAACATATTCCGGATTGTGACTATGGAACTTTCTCCCAAACTTCAGGATTGGACAGTTCATTTGATATGTTTGTTAGCTTTGGAGGAGATGGCACCATGTTAAGAGCGGTTACTTATATTCAAGATTTAGGAATACCAATAGTTGGAGTAAATACTGGGCGACTTGGGTTTTTATCTACCTTTAAAAAGGAAGACGTTCGGAAAGTTGTGACAGAATTTACAGCCGGACATTACACTATTGAAGAACGAACTTTGGTTGAGGTGAGTTTAAATTCTGATTTAAATACATTTGGTGACCTTAACTTCGCCTTGAATGAAATTACGGTCAGTCGTAAGGATACTACTTCCATGATTGCTGTCGAAACTTATCTGAATGATGAATATTTAACATCGTATTGGTCAGATGGATTGATAGTTTCCACACCAACAGGCTCAACCGGATATTCATTGAGCTGTGGTGGTCCAGTAATTGCGCCATCTGCAAAATCCTTGGTTTTAACGCCGATTGCCCCCCATAATCTGAATGCAAGGCCTTTTGTGATTTCAGATGATACTACCATAAGGTTAAAAGTTTCAGGTAGGGAGGAAAACCATTTGGTGTCTCTGGACTCTAGAATTGCCACAATTACCAACGGGACGGAAATCAGAATAAGAAAATCGGATTTCACTATAAAAATGATAGAATATAAATCGGAAAGTTTCTTAAAAACACTTCGTAAAAAACTACTCTGGGGACAGGATAAACGCAATTGA
- a CDS encoding BamA/OMP85 family outer membrane protein, with protein sequence MEKLANNSTKETKNSTLLYLKLLLFTFLTAGQSFAQETSFENGKTYILGGLTVTGLQSYNEQTVKTYTGLREGQPIKIPGDEISSIIKKLWSLELFSDVEFYYTKIEGDKIFLELSILERPTLSNVTVYGVKKRKVEDILTDTDLKKGKKITESLIANTKNYLQNKYKKQGYLNANVNIATAADTSGTNTQSMVINVKKGDKVKVKDIVFTGNDKLSGKRLQKALKKTKKKKIYRFWKKSKYIEADYKEDLSNLVDTYAERGYRDARVLSDTFVKVDENNIELRINVEEGDKYYFGDINFVGNTVYTDRQLGQILGIRKGSTYNGVLLKKRVADDSKPDGQDLTNAYQNNGYLFSSINPVEISAANDTINFEIRIIEGKETFLNHVTVAGNDKTNDHVIFRELRTRPGQKYSKDNIVRSIRELGQLGFFDAEQIVPDIQNPDPNAGTVDIAYSLVESGSSQIELQGGFGGGGFIGTLGLSFSNFSLKNIFNGEAYKPVPMGDGQTFALRLQASRTFRVYSLNFSEPWLGGRKPVRFNLSLSRTQQFSTTFGTDGRLDVDKDRGFSITGVSAGLAKRVQWPDDFFTISHSLSYQLYDFNDFNNGLFNFGNGSSNSLSYTFGITRSSQGPSRIFPMTGSNFELTAKFTPPYSLFSKKDFKQIKEDIDTTTERLFEIGTSPTSVEEQLEFSEKSDELERLEEERFKLLEFYKVKFKGDWYTTLVDKLVLRTNAEFGFLGSYNNDIGDVPFERFFVGGDGLGNFTLDGRDIVQLRGYENSSLTPYITNPITGSLEQDGGTIYNKFSLELRYPLTLKPSASIYGLSFLEAGNAFNNFNEYNPFELKRSAGVGLRIFMPAFGLLGIDFGYGFDTDLVPGSVGPSGWQTHFIIGQQF encoded by the coding sequence TTGGAAAAACTAGCGAACAACTCAACTAAGGAAACAAAAAATTCCACCCTATTATACTTAAAATTACTCCTCTTTACCTTTCTAACTGCCGGTCAAAGTTTCGCTCAGGAGACTTCTTTTGAGAATGGAAAAACTTATATTCTAGGAGGATTAACTGTTACAGGGCTTCAAAGTTATAACGAGCAAACCGTTAAAACATATACTGGGCTTCGTGAAGGACAACCCATTAAGATACCGGGGGACGAAATAAGTTCTATCATTAAAAAATTATGGAGTCTGGAATTGTTCAGCGATGTTGAATTTTACTATACAAAAATAGAGGGCGACAAAATATTTTTGGAATTAAGTATTTTGGAACGTCCAACACTTTCAAATGTCACGGTTTATGGTGTTAAGAAACGAAAGGTGGAAGATATCCTTACAGATACCGACCTTAAAAAAGGAAAGAAAATAACTGAGAGTTTAATCGCCAACACTAAAAATTACCTTCAGAATAAATATAAAAAACAAGGGTATTTAAATGCAAATGTTAATATAGCCACGGCTGCAGATACATCTGGAACCAATACCCAGAGTATGGTTATCAATGTAAAAAAGGGCGATAAGGTAAAAGTTAAGGATATTGTTTTTACGGGTAATGATAAACTTTCGGGCAAACGACTACAAAAGGCCCTGAAGAAAACCAAAAAGAAAAAGATATACCGTTTTTGGAAAAAGTCGAAATATATTGAAGCAGATTATAAGGAAGATCTCTCGAATTTGGTGGATACGTATGCGGAGCGTGGCTATAGAGATGCGCGTGTCCTATCGGATACCTTTGTAAAGGTTGATGAAAACAACATTGAATTAAGAATTAATGTTGAAGAAGGGGACAAATATTATTTTGGAGATATAAATTTTGTTGGAAACACGGTATACACGGACCGACAGTTGGGCCAAATACTTGGTATTCGCAAGGGATCTACATATAATGGTGTACTTCTAAAAAAGAGGGTGGCAGATGATTCAAAACCTGATGGACAGGATTTGACCAATGCGTATCAAAACAATGGCTACCTGTTTTCATCCATTAATCCGGTGGAAATTTCAGCAGCAAATGACACCATCAATTTTGAGATACGTATCATAGAAGGGAAGGAAACTTTTCTAAACCATGTTACGGTAGCAGGAAACGATAAGACCAATGACCATGTAATTTTTAGGGAATTACGCACTAGACCCGGTCAAAAATATAGCAAGGACAATATTGTGCGAAGTATCAGGGAATTGGGGCAGTTAGGCTTTTTTGATGCAGAACAGATTGTGCCTGATATCCAAAACCCAGATCCAAATGCTGGTACAGTTGATATTGCATATAGCTTGGTTGAGTCTGGTTCAAGTCAAATTGAGCTACAAGGTGGCTTTGGTGGCGGTGGATTTATAGGAACTTTGGGATTATCCTTTAGTAATTTTTCTCTAAAAAATATTTTTAATGGAGAGGCATATAAACCGGTTCCAATGGGAGATGGGCAAACATTTGCACTTCGGCTACAAGCAAGTAGAACCTTTCGTGTTTACAGCTTAAATTTTTCTGAACCTTGGTTAGGTGGTAGAAAGCCGGTAAGATTTAATCTTTCACTTTCAAGAACACAACAGTTTTCTACAACATTTGGTACAGATGGAAGATTGGATGTGGATAAAGACCGTGGGTTCTCGATAACTGGGGTCTCTGCTGGTCTTGCAAAACGTGTGCAGTGGCCAGATGATTTCTTTACTATTTCTCACTCATTGAGCTACCAGTTATATGATTTTAATGATTTCAATAATGGCCTTTTCAATTTTGGTAACGGAAGTTCTAATTCGTTGAGCTATACTTTTGGAATAACAAGAAGTTCGCAGGGACCAAGTAGAATTTTCCCAATGACAGGTTCTAATTTTGAACTTACTGCAAAATTCACTCCGCCATACTCACTTTTTAGTAAAAAAGACTTCAAACAGATTAAGGAGGATATCGACACTACAACTGAAAGGCTTTTTGAGATTGGTACCAGCCCTACCAGTGTTGAGGAACAATTAGAGTTTTCTGAAAAAAGTGATGAACTTGAGAGATTGGAAGAAGAACGCTTTAAGTTGTTGGAATTTTATAAAGTAAAATTTAAGGGAGATTGGTATACAACCTTAGTGGATAAATTGGTTTTGAGAACTAATGCAGAATTCGGCTTTTTAGGAAGTTATAACAATGATATTGGAGATGTACCTTTTGAACGTTTCTTTGTAGGTGGAGATGGTTTAGGAAACTTTACTCTTGATGGAAGGGATATAGTTCAATTGCGGGGGTATGAAAACAGTTCCCTAACACCATACATAACAAATCCCATTACGGGAAGTTTGGAACAAGATGGTGGTACTATCTACAATAAATTTTCATTGGAACTGCGCTATCCACTTACGTTAAAACCATCTGCTTCTATTTATGGGCTTTCTTTTTTAGAAGCCGGTAATGCATTTAACAATTTTAATGAATATAATCCGTTTGAATTAAAAAGATCTGCCGGAGTGGGGCTACGTATATTTATGCCGGCATTTGGTCTCTTAGGTATTGATTTTGGTTACGGGTTCGATACGGACTTGGTACCTGGATCAGTTGGACCTAGCGGCTGGCAAACGCACTTCATCATCGGGCAACAGTTTTAA
- a CDS encoding pyridoxine 5'-phosphate synthase, with protein MTKLSVNINKLATLRNSRGGNVPNLLKSATDIESFGAQGITVHPRPDERHIRYQDAHDLKGVVTTEYNIEGNPIPKFMDMVLTIKPTQVTLVPDAEDAITSNAGWNTIKHKDFLIEVIKTFKDYGIRTSIFVDPDVDMVKGAAETGTDRIELYTESFAKEFSEGKKTESIQPFIDAAKMANKLGLGINAGHDLSLDNIKFFKEHIPNLFEVSIGHALICESLYLGLENVINMYLHRLK; from the coding sequence ATGACTAAATTAAGTGTCAACATCAATAAATTGGCAACCTTAAGAAACTCCAGAGGTGGCAATGTGCCTAATTTGTTGAAATCAGCTACGGACATTGAATCTTTTGGAGCCCAAGGCATAACCGTTCATCCTAGACCAGATGAACGCCATATTCGCTATCAAGATGCCCATGACTTAAAAGGGGTAGTGACTACGGAATATAATATTGAAGGAAATCCTATACCAAAGTTTATGGATATGGTCCTTACTATAAAACCAACCCAGGTTACCCTGGTTCCTGATGCTGAAGACGCTATCACATCAAATGCAGGATGGAATACGATAAAACACAAAGATTTTTTAATCGAAGTGATAAAAACTTTTAAAGACTATGGAATCCGCACTTCAATTTTTGTGGATCCAGATGTTGATATGGTAAAAGGGGCGGCTGAAACTGGAACAGACAGAATTGAGTTGTATACCGAAAGTTTTGCCAAAGAATTTTCTGAAGGAAAGAAAACTGAAAGCATTCAACCTTTTATTGATGCCGCAAAAATGGCCAACAAACTAGGTTTAGGTATAAATGCTGGCCATGATCTTAGTTTGGACAATATCAAATTCTTCAAAGAACATATTCCCAATTTATTTGAAGTTTCAATTGGGCATGCGTTAATCTGTGAATCCCTATATCTTGGGTTGGAAAATGTGATTAATATGTACTTACATCGTTTAAAATAA
- a CDS encoding DUF6089 family protein, translating into MRIVLAIFLCCMIKVNAQTYEIGLFAGGANNIGDVGRTNFILPSGPAFGGIFKWNQSKRYAWRASVTYGSFTADDSKSSMSSRKQRGYVMDNSVLEASLGLEFNFVEYNLHKLGPAFSPYLYTGFTYFRYDFNYFDALQVQDINQKEGSFAIPMTVGAKYRLNQFLILGAEIGARYTFTDNLDGSNPEGSNFEQFRFGNILSDDWYVFSGFTLTYTFGRKPCQDCFE; encoded by the coding sequence ATGCGAATAGTTTTGGCTATTTTTTTATGCTGTATGATTAAGGTCAATGCTCAGACCTATGAGATTGGTTTGTTTGCCGGTGGTGCGAATAATATTGGCGATGTAGGACGCACAAACTTCATTTTGCCATCAGGTCCAGCTTTTGGGGGGATTTTTAAATGGAACCAAAGCAAAAGATATGCATGGCGCGCAAGCGTAACATATGGTAGCTTTACAGCAGATGATTCAAAATCAAGCATGTCTTCTAGAAAACAGCGCGGATATGTAATGGACAATTCGGTTTTGGAAGCTTCCTTGGGTCTTGAATTTAACTTTGTTGAGTACAATTTACACAAGCTAGGACCTGCCTTTAGCCCTTATCTTTATACAGGCTTCACATATTTTAGATACGATTTTAATTATTTTGATGCCCTCCAGGTGCAGGATATTAACCAAAAAGAAGGTAGTTTTGCAATTCCAATGACGGTTGGGGCAAAGTATCGACTAAATCAATTTTTGATTCTTGGCGCTGAGATTGGAGCTCGGTATACATTTACGGACAATTTGGACGGAAGTAACCCCGAAGGTTCCAATTTTGAGCAGTTTAGGTTTGGAAATATTTTAAGCGATGACTGGTATGTCTTTTCAGGTTTTACATTAACGTATACCTTTGGACGTAAACCCTGCCAGGATTGTTTTGAATAA
- a CDS encoding phage holin family protein, producing MKLILRLLLNALAVVILSYVLPGVGVDSITTAIIVALVLSILNFVVKPILVILTLPITIITLGLFLLIINAIIILIAADFISGFHVTSIWWAILFSLLLSFLQSILHSILKEDKKK from the coding sequence ATGAAACTAATTTTAAGACTCCTTTTAAATGCATTGGCAGTAGTTATTTTATCTTATGTGCTGCCAGGTGTTGGTGTAGATTCCATCACAACCGCAATTATTGTTGCACTAGTTCTGAGTATACTAAACTTTGTCGTCAAACCTATTTTGGTAATCCTAACACTGCCAATTACTATAATTACGCTTGGGCTCTTCCTTTTAATTATCAATGCTATTATCATCTTAATAGCAGCTGATTTTATTTCAGGATTTCATGTTACCAGCATTTGGTGGGCCATACTTTTTAGTTTACTCCTCTCCTTTTTACAGTCAATTTTACACTCTATTTTAAAAGAGGATAAAAAGAAATGA
- a CDS encoding alpha/beta fold hydrolase, with protein MELLHSKILGEGKPLFILHGFLGMSDNWKTLGNQFAQNGYQVHLIDQRNHGKSFHSPDFDYYILSEDIVNYMDHFQIENTHLIGHSMGGKTAMQLATTNKKLVSKLIVADISPKYYPPHHQPIIDALAKLDFSKISSRKEADEELSNHIRETGIRQFLLKNLFWVEQGKLGLRFNFEVLKDKMDEIGENISSIASYDGPTLFLRGDRSEYILPRDYPEITKHFPKATIETIDNAGHWLHAENPKQFFEKSLEFLNT; from the coding sequence ATGGAGTTGTTACATTCAAAAATATTGGGCGAAGGAAAGCCATTATTTATTTTACATGGCTTTTTGGGCATGTCCGATAATTGGAAAACACTTGGGAATCAATTTGCGCAAAATGGTTATCAAGTGCATCTTATTGACCAGCGCAATCATGGAAAAAGTTTTCATTCACCTGATTTTGATTACTATATATTGAGTGAGGACATTGTAAATTACATGGACCATTTTCAAATTGAAAACACACATTTAATTGGTCATTCGATGGGAGGAAAAACGGCAATGCAATTGGCCACAACAAACAAAAAGTTGGTAAGCAAGTTGATTGTTGCAGATATTTCTCCCAAATATTACCCTCCCCATCATCAACCTATAATCGACGCCTTAGCCAAATTGGATTTCAGCAAAATCTCTTCCCGAAAAGAGGCAGATGAAGAACTTTCAAACCATATCCGGGAAACGGGAATACGTCAATTTTTATTAAAAAACCTCTTCTGGGTGGAACAAGGCAAGCTGGGCCTCCGATTCAATTTTGAAGTGCTAAAAGACAAAATGGACGAAATTGGGGAGAATATAAGCTCTATAGCCTCATATGATGGGCCAACCTTATTTCTTCGAGGTGATCGCTCGGAATATATTTTGCCTCGAGACTATCCTGAGATAACAAAACATTTTCCAAAAGCTACCATAGAAACCATTGACAATGCCGGACATTGGCTTCATGCCGAAAACCCAAAACAGTTTTTTGAAAAGTCACTTGAGTTTCTCAACACATAA
- a CDS encoding CBS domain-containing protein, which yields MQIQNQIISTVPIFEVSETLKEVIQFFEETTFSHVAITENGFYIGLLSENDLPCFEPDKKIEDFRFELETFHVTKETAWLDVLEMFSRNEANILPVLDENKVIVGYYDLEDVVAVFIDTPFFKEPGGILVVATGEKDYSFSEIAQIVESNNARLLGAFITDSQNDVVQITLKVGTMNLNEVAQTFRRYNYTIIFGNSDDQFLEDLKQRSDYLEKYLNV from the coding sequence ATGCAAATCCAGAATCAAATAATAAGCACTGTACCTATTTTTGAGGTCTCTGAGACTTTGAAGGAAGTTATTCAATTTTTTGAGGAAACAACATTTTCACATGTTGCAATTACTGAGAATGGATTTTATATTGGGTTGTTATCTGAAAACGATTTACCCTGTTTTGAGCCCGATAAAAAGATTGAGGATTTTCGATTTGAACTGGAAACCTTTCATGTTACAAAGGAAACAGCTTGGTTAGATGTATTGGAAATGTTCTCTAGAAACGAGGCTAACATTCTCCCAGTATTGGACGAGAACAAGGTAATCGTTGGTTACTACGATTTGGAAGATGTAGTTGCTGTATTTATAGATACTCCATTTTTTAAAGAACCCGGAGGAATTCTTGTAGTGGCCACGGGAGAAAAAGATTATTCTTTCAGTGAGATTGCCCAAATAGTGGAAAGTAATAATGCGCGTTTGCTGGGGGCTTTCATTACAGATTCCCAAAATGATGTGGTGCAAATAACCCTAAAGGTTGGAACAATGAATCTCAACGAAGTGGCTCAAACTTTTAGAAGATATAACTACACCATAATCTTTGGAAATAGCGATGATCAGTTCCTGGAGGATTTAAAGCAACGATCAGATTATTTAGAGAAATACCTTAACGTTTAG